A stretch of the Flavobacterium aquiphilum genome encodes the following:
- a CDS encoding superoxide dismutase family protein, whose amino-acid sequence MKKIILSAAVIIAVIIGCKTNSKSSDSKSLNLTFEPKSNSKVSGTASFTEKNGKVTFVAKISGLQPGVHAIHIHEKSDCSAPDGSSAGGHWNPTFKKHGKWGVGEYHKGDIGNFTADEKGNGTITLTTDEWCIGCGDATKDIIGKGIIVHQGADDFTTQPTGNAGGRVACSAIIK is encoded by the coding sequence ATGAAAAAAATAATCCTTTCAGCTGCTGTAATTATCGCTGTAATAATTGGTTGTAAAACCAATAGCAAATCAAGTGATTCCAAAAGTTTAAACTTAACTTTTGAACCTAAAAGCAATAGCAAAGTAAGCGGAACAGCTTCTTTTACTGAGAAAAATGGAAAAGTAACTTTTGTTGCTAAAATTTCAGGTTTACAACCGGGTGTCCATGCCATTCACATTCATGAAAAATCAGATTGTTCAGCTCCTGACGGAAGCTCAGCAGGAGGACACTGGAATCCTACCTTCAAAAAACACGGAAAATGGGGCGTTGGAGAATACCACAAAGGAGATATTGGTAATTTTACAGCTGATGAAAAAGGAAACGGAACTATCACTTTGACTACTGACGAATGGTGCATTGGTTGTGGCGACGCTACAAAAGACATCATCGGAAAAGGGATTATCGTACACCAAGGAGCTGATGATTTTACAACCCAGCCAACTGGTAATGCCGGAGGTAGAGTAGCTTGTTCTGCAATAATAAAATAA
- a CDS encoding YdeI/OmpD-associated family protein, whose translation MKEKEHLYFKNASDWREWLHKNHNSSTGVYLIFYKVSSPFESMRWEEAVQVAICYGWIDSTVRNIDEHARKQIFSPRKDKSVWSKLNKTYIEKLIAENLMHESGLSKIEIAKQNGSWNSLDHVEDLIIPDDLAQAFDQNQIAFENYKNFSRTYRKSYLYWLNQAKRTETRNTRISTIIELCQQNKKSRE comes from the coding sequence TTGAAAGAAAAAGAGCATCTCTATTTCAAAAATGCATCAGATTGGCGGGAATGGTTACACAAAAACCATAATTCGTCAACTGGTGTTTATTTGATTTTCTACAAAGTCAGCAGTCCATTTGAAAGCATGCGCTGGGAAGAAGCGGTTCAAGTGGCCATTTGCTACGGCTGGATTGATTCAACCGTTAGAAATATAGACGAACACGCCCGAAAGCAAATTTTTTCTCCTCGAAAAGACAAAAGTGTTTGGAGCAAACTCAATAAAACCTATATCGAAAAACTCATTGCCGAAAATCTGATGCATGAGAGTGGTTTGTCTAAAATTGAAATAGCCAAACAAAACGGTTCCTGGAATTCATTAGACCATGTCGAAGATTTGATAATTCCTGATGATTTAGCCCAAGCATTCGATCAAAATCAAATTGCTTTTGAAAATTATAAAAATTTCAGTCGCACCTACCGAAAAAGCTACCTCTATTGGCTCAACCAAGCCAAAAGAACCGAAACCAGAAACACAAGGATTTCCACTATAATTGAACTTTGCCAACAAAACAAAAAATCAAGGGAATGA
- a CDS encoding LETM1-related biofilm-associated protein, producing the protein MINPSASGWIDKFFTKLKLSEHNVPETEDEFYQRLRDTGFIYGHIISFDTPFEIKSKEWFKEEISKVALLNALYGIFVLTTKEKKSSLFIEQAYAFYREMHPEGFSLFKKILSKTATVFTLEEIIGQRVQTNESIINKNFSHLVTNALLFIDVLAFRQYLIHGKIPDKYLKKIEETIVNIVTLALKIKTNKSQYDDLLIKLFEASIRYSKFFKKENITIENLDLDYFNAELEKKYLIDIAGMALWSDGVIENNEAYFLHTLSQSLAIEDDFVSKSIISTDGFIAQHKKDIPYFNYSNPVKHFYDQTTRSVITLISRNKKRLLKEIIESKELMLLLAHSTHRDLDEKEKKKIKKQLLDICKTVPSLTIFLLPGGSLLLPLLIKFIPTLLPSAFNENLEQEDES; encoded by the coding sequence ATGATAAACCCTTCAGCATCTGGTTGGATAGATAAATTCTTCACAAAATTAAAGTTATCAGAGCACAATGTTCCTGAAACTGAAGATGAGTTTTACCAAAGATTAAGAGATACAGGCTTTATCTACGGTCACATCATTTCGTTTGACACTCCTTTTGAAATAAAAAGCAAGGAATGGTTCAAAGAGGAAATTTCCAAAGTAGCCTTATTGAACGCTTTGTACGGCATTTTTGTTTTAACAACAAAAGAAAAAAAATCGTCTCTTTTTATCGAACAAGCCTATGCTTTCTACAGAGAAATGCACCCGGAAGGTTTTAGTTTATTCAAAAAAATACTTTCTAAAACCGCGACGGTTTTTACGTTGGAAGAAATAATCGGTCAACGTGTGCAAACAAATGAAAGCATCATTAATAAAAATTTTTCGCATTTAGTTACCAATGCGCTTCTTTTTATAGATGTTTTGGCTTTTCGCCAATATTTGATTCATGGCAAAATTCCTGACAAATACCTCAAAAAAATTGAGGAAACCATTGTCAACATTGTAACATTGGCTTTAAAAATAAAAACAAATAAATCACAATACGACGACTTGTTAATCAAATTATTTGAAGCTTCAATCAGATATAGTAAGTTTTTCAAAAAAGAAAACATAACTATAGAAAATTTAGACTTGGATTATTTCAATGCCGAATTGGAGAAAAAATACCTAATCGACATCGCTGGAATGGCATTATGGAGCGATGGTGTTATTGAAAACAATGAAGCTTACTTTTTGCACACGCTTTCCCAAAGTTTAGCAATTGAAGATGATTTTGTATCAAAAAGCATTATAAGCACCGACGGATTTATTGCGCAACACAAAAAAGATATTCCTTATTTCAATTATTCAAATCCTGTAAAGCATTTTTACGATCAAACTACAAGAAGTGTCATTACTTTGATTTCTCGTAATAAAAAGAGATTATTGAAAGAAATCATTGAAAGTAAGGAATTGATGTTGCTTTTGGCTCATTCTACCCACAGAGACCTGGACGAAAAAGAAAAGAAAAAAATCAAAAAGCAATTATTGGACATCTGCAAAACAGTGCCGTCACTGACTATCTTTTTACTTCCGGGAGGCAGTCTATTACTTCCTCTTTTGATTAAATTCATCCCTACCCTGCTGCCTTCAGCATTCAATGAAAACTTAGAACAAGAAGATGAATCATAA
- the can gene encoding carbonate dehydratase, with protein MSDFYKKILDNNKKWVEEQLDLDPDFFKDLAKGQQPPLLWIGCSDSRVPANEIIGAKPGEVFVHRNIANMVIHSDMNMLSVLDYSVNVLKVKHVIVCGHYGCGGVKAAMGNDSIGIIDNWIRHIKDVYRLHDKYLNSIEDETDRFNAFVEINVKEQVFDLAKTSIIQSAWKNGQEVTIHGWVYGLNSGYVTDLGVNFSSDQDLDQVYQLKFPQ; from the coding sequence ATGAGTGATTTCTATAAAAAAATATTAGATAACAATAAAAAATGGGTTGAAGAACAGTTGGATTTGGATCCGGATTTCTTTAAAGATTTAGCCAAGGGGCAACAACCACCTTTATTATGGATCGGTTGTTCTGATAGCCGTGTGCCTGCGAACGAGATTATTGGCGCTAAACCGGGAGAGGTTTTTGTTCATAGAAACATTGCAAATATGGTAATCCATTCGGACATGAATATGTTGAGTGTATTGGATTATTCAGTAAATGTTTTAAAAGTAAAACATGTGATTGTTTGCGGACATTATGGTTGTGGTGGAGTAAAAGCGGCAATGGGTAATGACTCAATCGGTATAATTGACAACTGGATTCGCCACATTAAAGATGTTTATCGTTTGCATGATAAATATCTAAATTCTATTGAAGATGAAACTGATCGTTTTAATGCTTTTGTAGAAATCAACGTAAAAGAACAGGTTTTTGATTTAGCCAAAACATCCATTATACAATCGGCTTGGAAAAATGGACAGGAAGTAACTATTCACGGATGGGTTTATGGACTAAATTCAGGATATGTAACGGATTTAGGGGTTAATTTTAGTTCGGATCAAGATTTGGATCAGGTTTATCAACTAAAATTTCCACAATAG
- a CDS encoding SulP family inorganic anion transporter — protein MSKKINLFTHFKSDFASGLVVFLVALPLCLGIAMASGAPLFSGIIAGIVGGIVVGYLSQSQISVSGPAAGLTAIILTAITDLGAFDIFLTAVFIAGVIQLLLGFLKAGSISNYFPTNVIEGMLAGIGVIIVMKQLPHAFGYDADFEGDQAFAQGNENNTFSAVFDILNHLQLGAILITSISIAILLMWDKVPALKKLKLVPGALVAVIISVLLNEFFTASGSSLAIAQDHLVSLPVPTTVEEFKAIIVTPNFAGLANPKVWVIGLTIAIVASIESLLCIEAADRMDVHKRFTNTNVELKAQGIGNIISSLLGGLPMTSVVVRTSANNAAGAKSKLSAIIHGVLLLVCALTIPVLLNKIPLATLAAVLILVGYKLAKPATFKHFWDYGKYQFLPFIATFLGVVFMDLLKGVALGITICIVFILRGNLKRAYSFRKDEYVDGDVINIDLAQEVSFLNKAAIKLTLANIPENSKVVINAHDTVYIAHDILDLIHEFKTTRAIDDNIKVKLIGFKKEYDLENSAEIQNHVSIEHHYDFVKREIVEKKVVKEVFPE, from the coding sequence ATGTCAAAAAAAATCAATCTTTTTACTCATTTTAAATCAGATTTTGCCTCTGGTTTAGTTGTTTTTTTAGTGGCACTGCCGCTATGTTTAGGAATCGCGATGGCGTCGGGAGCTCCTTTGTTTTCAGGAATTATAGCAGGAATTGTTGGAGGGATAGTTGTTGGTTATTTGAGTCAGTCACAAATCAGTGTTTCGGGACCGGCTGCTGGTTTAACTGCTATTATATTAACAGCCATAACCGATCTAGGTGCGTTTGATATTTTCTTAACTGCTGTTTTTATTGCAGGAGTTATCCAGTTATTATTGGGTTTTTTAAAAGCAGGAAGTATTTCTAATTATTTTCCGACGAATGTGATTGAAGGTATGTTAGCTGGTATTGGTGTTATCATTGTTATGAAGCAGCTCCCTCATGCATTTGGTTATGATGCCGATTTTGAAGGGGATCAGGCTTTTGCTCAGGGGAATGAAAATAATACCTTTTCGGCTGTTTTTGATATTTTGAATCATTTGCAATTGGGAGCAATATTGATTACTTCGATTTCGATTGCTATTTTACTTATGTGGGACAAAGTACCCGCTTTGAAGAAATTGAAATTGGTGCCAGGAGCATTGGTAGCTGTAATAATCAGTGTGCTGTTAAACGAGTTTTTTACAGCTTCGGGAAGTTCTTTGGCAATTGCTCAAGATCATTTGGTTTCTTTACCAGTTCCAACTACTGTGGAAGAATTTAAGGCAATTATTGTGACACCAAATTTTGCAGGATTAGCAAATCCAAAAGTATGGGTAATTGGTTTGACAATTGCTATAGTTGCATCGATCGAATCATTATTGTGTATCGAGGCTGCAGATAGAATGGATGTTCACAAACGTTTTACGAATACAAACGTTGAATTAAAAGCACAAGGAATAGGAAATATTATAAGTTCACTTTTGGGTGGATTACCTATGACATCAGTTGTAGTGCGTACTTCTGCTAATAACGCTGCAGGTGCCAAATCGAAATTATCAGCAATAATTCATGGTGTATTATTATTAGTTTGTGCGCTTACAATCCCGGTTCTTTTGAATAAGATACCTTTGGCAACATTGGCAGCAGTATTAATCTTAGTAGGATACAAATTAGCGAAGCCAGCGACATTCAAACATTTTTGGGATTATGGTAAATATCAGTTTTTACCATTTATCGCGACTTTCTTGGGTGTAGTTTTTATGGATTTGCTAAAAGGAGTTGCGTTGGGAATTACTATTTGTATTGTATTTATTTTGAGAGGAAACCTTAAAAGAGCGTACAGTTTTAGAAAAGACGAATACGTGGACGGAGATGTGATCAATATCGATTTGGCCCAAGAGGTTTCTTTTTTGAATAAAGCGGCAATTAAATTGACATTGGCAAATATTCCGGAGAACAGCAAAGTGGTTATCAATGCACATGATACCGTTTATATCGCCCACGATATTTTGGATTTAATCCATGAATTCAAGACAACAAGGGCAATTGACGATAACATAAAAGTGAAGTTAATAGGCTTCAAAAAAGAATACGATTTGGAGAATAGTGCCGAAATTCAAAATCACGTAAGTATTGAACACCACTATGATTTTGTGAAAAGAGAAATCGTGGAAAAGAAGGTTGTAAAAGAAGTATTTCCGGAATAA
- a CDS encoding Dps family protein, producing the protein MKVNTIGLPIEESEVIIVELNVLLSNYQIYYQSLRGLHWNIRGRRFFDLHLKFEELYNDSQLKIDLIAERVLTLGGRPLHTFEDYIKFNQLPVRKNISNDVASIKLIVDSLSKLLKIEREILSKASDINDEGTNSMMSDFIVEQEKTIWMMNAWLEESL; encoded by the coding sequence ATGAAAGTAAATACAATTGGATTACCTATCGAGGAATCAGAAGTTATAATAGTCGAACTGAATGTACTTTTGTCCAATTATCAAATCTATTATCAAAGTTTAAGAGGTTTGCACTGGAATATCAGAGGAAGACGTTTTTTCGATTTACATCTTAAATTTGAAGAATTATATAACGACTCACAGTTAAAAATTGATTTGATAGCAGAAAGAGTTTTGACACTGGGAGGAAGACCATTACATACATTTGAAGACTACATTAAATTTAATCAATTGCCTGTACGAAAGAATATTTCAAATGACGTCGCAAGTATTAAATTGATAGTGGATTCACTTTCTAAATTACTAAAAATAGAAAGGGAAATTCTTTCTAAAGCATCGGATATCAATGATGAAGGTACCAATTCGATGATGAGTGATTTTATTGTTGAGCAGGAAAAAACGATTTGGATGATGAATGCCTGGTTAGAAGAAAGTTTGTAA
- a CDS encoding hydrogen peroxide-inducible genes activator, which translates to MTITQLKYVLAVAEHKNFTLAAEKCFVTQPTLSMQIQKIEEELNIQIFDRTKKPIQLTDIGQKIVSQAKNIVNEADRIQDIVEQQKGFIGGEFRLGIIPTIMPTLLPMFLNNFIKKYPKVKLIIEELNTEEIITKLKNGNLDAAIAATPLEDEKIKEIVLYFEPFVAYIPESNAMFQKQEIEVEDLNINEILLLQDGHCFRDGILNLCKNRNESGLKSFQIESGSFETLIKLADEGLGTTLLPYLHTLDLKESDKAKLRHFKEPKPAREVSLIYPKSELKIQIIDALRSSISGVIKGAIVFQNVQIVSPLLKK; encoded by the coding sequence ATGACAATAACACAACTCAAATATGTATTGGCTGTAGCCGAACACAAAAATTTCACATTGGCTGCCGAAAAATGTTTTGTCACTCAACCAACATTGAGTATGCAAATTCAGAAAATTGAAGAGGAACTCAATATTCAAATTTTTGATCGTACCAAAAAACCGATCCAACTGACTGACATTGGTCAAAAAATTGTAAGCCAGGCCAAAAACATAGTTAATGAAGCCGATCGCATACAAGACATCGTAGAACAACAAAAAGGATTCATCGGTGGCGAATTCAGACTCGGAATTATTCCAACAATCATGCCTACATTACTTCCAATGTTTTTAAATAATTTCATCAAGAAATATCCGAAAGTAAAATTGATTATTGAGGAATTGAATACTGAAGAGATTATTACAAAACTAAAAAATGGGAATCTGGATGCCGCTATTGCTGCAACTCCACTTGAGGATGAAAAAATCAAAGAAATTGTTCTTTACTTCGAACCTTTCGTTGCTTACATCCCAGAAAGTAACGCCATGTTTCAAAAACAGGAAATTGAAGTTGAAGACCTTAACATCAATGAGATTTTATTACTTCAGGACGGACATTGTTTCAGGGACGGGATTTTAAATTTATGCAAAAACAGAAATGAAAGTGGATTGAAATCATTCCAAATTGAAAGCGGTAGTTTTGAAACATTGATCAAACTGGCTGATGAAGGATTAGGAACCACTTTACTGCCTTATTTACACACTTTGGACTTAAAAGAATCCGACAAAGCGAAACTAAGACATTTTAAAGAACCAAAACCAGCCCGAGAAGTAAGTTTAATTTACCCGAAAAGCGAATTAAAAATACAAATCATCGATGCATTAAGAAGCAGTATTTCTGGAGTTATAAAAGGAGCCATTGTATTTCAAAATGTTCAAATCGTAAGCCCTCTCTTGAAAAAATAA
- the mnmD gene encoding tRNA (5-methylaminomethyl-2-thiouridine)(34)-methyltransferase MnmD has product MEREIIRTQDGSTTIQIKEWNECYHSKHGAIQEAKHVFIKNGLALFPNQKVSILEIGFGTGLNTFITYLDAKGLDQSIDYVGVEAYPVSGDEIEAMNYLEELDALDSKDIFVKIHSSDWEEKVKLSDTFSLTKRKQFFQDIDDVEQFDLIYFDAFGYRVQPELWSTEIFEKMYKALKPNSILVTYAARGVVKRSMQEVGFTVEKLAGPPGKREMFRARK; this is encoded by the coding sequence TTGGAAAGAGAAATTATACGTACTCAGGATGGTTCAACAACAATCCAAATCAAAGAATGGAACGAATGTTATCATTCTAAACATGGTGCAATTCAGGAAGCTAAGCATGTTTTTATAAAAAATGGATTGGCATTATTTCCAAATCAAAAAGTTTCTATTCTTGAAATTGGTTTTGGAACAGGTTTAAATACTTTTATCACCTATTTGGATGCAAAAGGATTGGATCAGTCAATAGATTATGTTGGGGTAGAAGCTTATCCGGTTTCGGGAGATGAAATCGAAGCAATGAATTATTTGGAGGAATTGGATGCTTTGGATTCAAAAGACATTTTTGTTAAAATTCATTCTTCTGATTGGGAAGAAAAAGTAAAATTGAGTGACACTTTTTCTTTGACAAAAAGGAAACAGTTTTTTCAAGATATTGATGATGTCGAGCAATTCGATCTGATTTATTTTGATGCTTTTGGTTATCGTGTCCAACCTGAATTATGGAGTACCGAAATATTTGAAAAGATGTATAAAGCGTTAAAACCAAACTCAATATTAGTGACTTATGCAGCCCGTGGCGTTGTAAAAAGGAGTATGCAAGAGGTTGGTTTTACGGTCGAAAAATTGGCCGGACCACCGGGAAAAAGAGAGATGTTTAGAGCTAGAAAATAA
- a CDS encoding branched-chain amino acid aminotransferase: protein MSTTQTNTIEIIKATTTKINEVDFDHLSFGAVFTDHLFECDYINGEWQQPVIKPYAPFLMDPSAKVFHYGQAIFEGMKAYKDENNDIWLFRPDENYKRFNASAVRMAMPEVPEFVFMEGLKQLLKLDEAWVKKGNGSTMYIRPFMIATGAGVVANPSDDYKFMILLSPAKAYYSGEVKVLIAEHYSRAANGGIGAAKAAGNYAAQFYPTTLANKEGFQQVIWTDDATHTKLEEAGTMNVFFRINDTLLTAPVSERILDGITRKSLIDMAKKEGIEVEVRPVLVSELVEASKNGTLKEIFGAGTAAVVNPIAGYSYKDVYYELPKIENSYASLLKEKLTNLQNKLSEDTFGWTVKV, encoded by the coding sequence ATGAGTACCACTCAAACCAACACAATCGAAATAATAAAAGCAACTACTACAAAAATAAATGAAGTTGATTTTGATCATTTAAGCTTTGGAGCAGTATTCACAGACCATTTATTTGAATGTGATTACATTAATGGAGAATGGCAGCAACCGGTTATTAAACCCTACGCGCCTTTCTTAATGGATCCATCTGCAAAAGTCTTTCATTATGGACAAGCCATTTTTGAAGGAATGAAAGCTTACAAAGATGAAAATAATGATATTTGGCTTTTTAGACCTGATGAAAACTACAAGCGTTTCAATGCATCGGCTGTGAGAATGGCAATGCCTGAAGTCCCTGAGTTTGTTTTTATGGAAGGTTTGAAACAATTATTGAAATTGGACGAGGCTTGGGTAAAAAAAGGAAACGGAAGCACTATGTACATTAGACCTTTTATGATTGCTACAGGCGCTGGTGTTGTTGCTAATCCATCTGACGATTATAAATTCATGATATTACTTTCTCCTGCAAAAGCATATTATTCAGGAGAAGTAAAAGTATTAATTGCCGAGCATTACAGTAGAGCTGCTAACGGAGGTATTGGTGCTGCTAAAGCGGCAGGTAACTATGCAGCTCAATTTTACCCAACAACTTTGGCAAACAAAGAAGGATTCCAACAAGTTATCTGGACTGATGATGCAACGCATACCAAACTTGAGGAAGCTGGTACAATGAACGTATTTTTCAGAATCAATGACACTTTATTAACTGCTCCTGTGAGTGAGCGTATCCTTGACGGTATCACTAGAAAAAGTCTTATCGACATGGCCAAAAAAGAAGGCATTGAAGTAGAGGTTCGTCCTGTATTGGTTTCAGAACTAGTTGAAGCTTCTAAAAACGGAACATTGAAAGAAATTTTTGGCGCAGGTACTGCTGCGGTAGTTAACCCAATTGCAGGTTACTCATACAAAGACGTTTATTATGAATTGCCAAAAATCGAAAATTCATACGCTTCTTTATTGAAAGAAAAATTAACAAATCTTCAAAACAAACTATCCGAAGATACTTTTGGATGGACTGTTAAAGTATAG
- a CDS encoding nucleoside triphosphate pyrophosphohydrolase family protein — protein sequence MQKQINAVKEFHAAFRIGHSETPIASLGEEKNKLRYNLMKEENEEYLEAVQNNDLVEIADALGDMMYILCGTIIEHGLQYKIEAVFDEIQRSNMSKLGEDGNPIYREDGKVMKGPNYFKPDFSKLI from the coding sequence ATGCAAAAACAAATCAACGCCGTTAAGGAATTTCATGCGGCATTCAGGATAGGACATAGCGAAACGCCAATTGCTAGTTTGGGTGAAGAAAAAAATAAGCTTCGTTATAATTTGATGAAAGAAGAAAACGAAGAATATTTGGAGGCTGTTCAGAATAATGATTTAGTCGAAATTGCCGATGCGCTTGGCGATATGATGTATATTCTTTGTGGAACTATTATTGAACATGGATTGCAATATAAAATCGAAGCAGTTTTTGACGAAATCCAAAGATCGAACATGAGTAAATTGGGTGAGGACGGAAATCCGATTTACAGAGAAGACGGGAAAGTGATGAAAGGGCCAAATTATTTCAAACCCGATTTTTCAAAACTTATTTAG
- a CDS encoding dipeptidyl-peptidase 3 family protein produces the protein MKLVKIAGLFVAFAISVGSNAQTDKKGTVKSNDKASFDFLVEQFSDIKVLRYQISGWENLSLKEQELVYYLTQAGYSGRDIMWDQNYKYNLRIRKALESIYQNYKGDRKTADWKNFEIYLKRVWFSNGIHHHYSSDKIKPDFSIAYFNGLLKATKTDLAPKIVEILFNDVDSKKVNLDATKGLLEGSAINFYDKGITQKEVEAFYATKKSPDPKKPYSFGLNSKLVRNANGQLEEKVWKSGGLYGSAIDKIIFWLEKAQKVAENKKQGDAIGLLIKYYKTGDLKTWDDYNIAWLQATEGNIDYINSFIEVYNDPLGYRASYESIIQIKDFDMSKKMEVVSKNAQWFEDNSPLAPEHKKKNVVGVSYKTVVVAGESGDSSPSTPIGVNLPNADWIRAEHGSKSVSLGNIIDSYAKASGKGRLQEFANDAEEIRLAEKYGDLGSKLHTSLHEVVGHASGQINPGVGTPKETLKNYSSTLEEGRADLVGLYYSYSPKMQELGLVDNWKELGMECYDSYIRNGLMTQLIRLELGANIEEAHMRNRQWVSAWVFEKGKKDNVIEMITRNGKTYFNITDYDKLHDLFGQLLKEVQRIKSEGDFEAGKALVENYGVKVNQKLHAEVLERNKQFPDAPYSGFVNPVLVPKYNAKGEIISIAVEQPKSFAEQMLKYSKIYGFLPLEN, from the coding sequence ATGAAATTAGTTAAAATAGCTGGATTGTTTGTCGCTTTCGCGATTTCTGTTGGAAGTAATGCCCAAACTGATAAAAAAGGAACAGTAAAATCGAATGATAAAGCATCTTTTGATTTCCTTGTAGAGCAGTTTTCGGACATTAAAGTTTTGCGTTACCAAATTTCGGGCTGGGAAAATCTTTCACTAAAAGAGCAGGAATTGGTTTATTATCTAACGCAGGCCGGTTATTCGGGACGCGATATAATGTGGGATCAGAATTATAAATACAATCTGAGAATCAGAAAAGCATTGGAAAGTATTTATCAAAATTATAAAGGAGATCGAAAAACTGCTGATTGGAAAAATTTTGAAATCTATCTAAAAAGAGTTTGGTTTTCAAATGGAATTCATCACCATTATTCTAGTGATAAAATTAAACCCGATTTTTCAATAGCTTATTTTAATGGTTTGTTAAAAGCTACCAAAACAGATTTGGCGCCAAAAATAGTCGAGATTTTGTTCAACGATGTTGATTCGAAAAAAGTAAATCTTGATGCTACTAAAGGATTGTTGGAAGGATCGGCAATTAATTTTTATGACAAAGGAATTACTCAAAAAGAAGTGGAAGCATTCTATGCAACGAAAAAAAGTCCGGATCCAAAGAAACCGTATTCTTTTGGTTTGAACTCTAAATTGGTACGCAATGCGAATGGACAATTAGAGGAGAAAGTATGGAAAAGTGGAGGTTTGTACGGTTCTGCTATCGATAAAATTATTTTTTGGTTAGAAAAAGCTCAAAAAGTCGCCGAAAATAAAAAACAAGGCGATGCTATTGGTCTTTTGATCAAATATTACAAAACAGGTGACCTTAAAACCTGGGACGATTATAACATTGCTTGGTTGCAAGCTACTGAAGGAAATATCGATTATATCAACAGTTTTATAGAAGTGTATAATGATCCTTTGGGTTACAGAGCTTCCTATGAATCGATTATTCAAATTAAGGATTTCGATATGTCCAAAAAAATGGAAGTTGTGTCAAAAAATGCACAATGGTTTGAGGACAATTCTCCATTAGCCCCAGAACATAAAAAGAAAAATGTAGTTGGTGTTTCTTATAAAACGGTTGTGGTTGCTGGAGAATCTGGAGATTCATCACCAAGTACACCAATTGGAGTGAATTTGCCAAATGCGGATTGGATTCGCGCTGAACATGGTTCTAAATCAGTTTCACTTGGAAATATTATCGATTCTTATGCTAAAGCAAGTGGGAAAGGAAGGTTACAAGAATTTGCCAATGATGCTGAGGAAATCAGATTGGCTGAAAAATATGGTGATTTAGGAAGCAAATTGCATACTTCTTTGCATGAAGTGGTTGGGCACGCATCGGGTCAAATTAATCCTGGTGTTGGAACTCCAAAAGAAACGTTGAAAAATTACTCATCAACTTTAGAAGAAGGAAGAGCTGATTTGGTTGGATTGTATTATTCGTATAGCCCAAAAATGCAAGAACTTGGTTTGGTTGACAATTGGAAAGAATTGGGGATGGAATGTTACGACAGTTATATTCGAAACGGTTTGATGACACAGTTAATCCGTTTGGAATTGGGTGCGAATATTGAGGAAGCCCACATGAGAAACCGTCAATGGGTAAGTGCTTGGGTTTTTGAAAAAGGTAAAAAAGACAACGTAATTGAGATGATTACACGTAATGGTAAAACCTATTTCAATATTACTGATTACGATAAGTTGCACGATTTGTTTGGGCAGTTGCTAAAAGAAGTGCAACGAATCAAATCCGAAGGTGATTTTGAAGCCGGAAAAGCGCTAGTTGAAAATTACGGAGTAAAAGTCAATCAAAAATTACACGCCGAAGTATTGGAACGAAATAAACAATTTCCGGATGCTCCTTACAGCGGTTTTGTAAATCCGGTTTTGGTTCCTAAATACAATGCCAAAGGAGAAATTATTTCAATAGCGGTTGAGCAACCAAAATCATTTGCAGAACAAATGCTTAAATATTCTAAAATCTATGGATTTTTGCCGTTAGAAAATTAA